ATGATGATACCAGTCTGAAACACTGaactaaaataattttcttcctAGTTGGCGACATCGTAATGCGATATTCTTCGTTCAGCGAATATGTGGTTGAGATAAATACTTCCGCGTTATACAGCTGGGCATTCCTTTTAAAATAACAGGTGATTGTTACAACCTGGCCGACACTTAAATCATTATGCACACATTCAACATCGGTGCACACCTCCAGCAACGCGGGCGCACACCGCCAGCACCGGGAGAGCACACTTTTAGCACCGCGAGTGCACGCCTCTAGAATCACCTCCAGCACCTCCAGCGCGTGTCCACACCTTTAGCGCCGCCGGAGCACATATCAAGCATCGTGGGTGTACACCTACAGCAACGCGCTTGCACACCTCCAGCACCGCTGGTTCACACCTCTAGCAACGACGGAGCACTCCTTCAGCACCGCCGGAGCACACTTCCTGCACCGCGGGTGCACACCTCCAGTACCATAGGAGCAAACCTTCAGCACCGCCGGAGCACACCTCCAGCAACGCGGGTGCACACCTCCTGCATCGCAATGCACACCTCCAGCACCAAAGTGCACACCTCCAGCATCGCGGGAACACACCTCCAGCCCCGTGGGTGTGAACCTCCAGCACCAAAATGCACATTTCCAGCAACAAAGTGCACACGTCCAGCACTGCCGCACCAGACCTGCAGCAACGCAAGTGCACACCTCCAGCATCGCCGGAGCATACCTCCAGAGCCGCAGTTGCACACCTCCAGCCCCACCGGTGCATACCATCAGCACAGGGGCTATCCGCTTCAAGTACCGCAGGTGCACACGTTAAACACCGCGGGTGTTAACCTCTAGCACCACCGGAGCCATGTCCAGCAACACCGAAGCACACCACCAGCACCGCGTCTACACGTCTACAGCAGCGCAGGTGCACACCTCTTGCACCGGATGCACAACTTTAGCACCGGGTGCACGCCTCCATCAACGCGGGCCCACACCTCCAGCACAGCAGGACCTGTAGTACCGGGTGAGCACATCTCCAGCATCACGGTTGCACGCTTCAAGCACCGGGTGCACGCCTCCAACACCGGCTGGTCACACTCCAGCATCGCGGTTGCACACTTCCAGCACCGCGGCAGCACACATCCAGCAACGTGTGTCCACACCTCCAGCACCGGGAAAGCACCCCTTCAGCACCGCAGATGCACGCATCTAGCATCGCCGAAGCATACCTGTAGCACCGCGTGTCCATACCTTCAGTACCGCCGGAGCAGTCCTCCAGCATCGCGCGTCTACACCTCCAGAAACGCGGGCGCACACCTTCACCACCGCCGGAGCACATATCCAGCTCCGTGGGCGAACACCTTCAGCCCCGCGGTTGCACACCTCCAGCACCGCGTGTCCGAACCTTTAGCACCACCGGAGCACACTTCCAGCACCAAGGGTAAACATCTCCAGCACCGTAGGTGCACACTTTCAGCACCGCAGTTTCACACCGCCAGAGCAAACATTCAGCACCGCTGTTGCACACCGCCAAAGCAAACATTCAGCACCGCAATGTACACCGCCAGAGCAAACATTCAGCACCGCAATGCACCCCGCCAGAGCAAACATTCAGCACCGCAGATGCACATCCCCAAAGCAAACATTCAGCACCGCAATACCGCACTTACAGCACCGCGGGTGCACACCTCCAGTACCGCGGGAGCACAACTCCAGCAACGCGGATGCACACCTCCAGCAACGCCAGAGCACACCACCAGCACCGCGGATGCACACGTCCAGCACCGCCAGAGCACACCACCAGCACCGCGAGTGCACACCTCCAGCACCACCAGAGCACACCACAAGCACCGCAGTGCACAACTCCAGCACCGCGGTGCTCACCTCCAGCACCGCAGTGCACACCTCCAGCACCGCAGTGCACACCATCAGCACCGCGGTGCTCACCACAAGCACCGCAGTGCACACCTCCAGCACCGCAGTGCACACCATCAGCACCGCGGTGCTCACCACAAGCACCGCAGTGCACACCTCCAGCACCGCAGTGCACACCTCCAGCACCGCAGTGCACACCATCAGCACCGCGGTGCTCACCACAAGCACCGCAGTGCACACCTCCAGCACCGCAGTGCACAGCATCAGCACCGCGGTGCTCACCACAAGCACCGCAGTGCTCACCTCCAGCACCGCAGTGCACACCTCCAGCACCGCAGTGCACACCATCAGCACCGCGGTGCTCACCACAAGCACCGCAGTGCACACCTCCAGCACCGCAGTGCACACCTCCAGCACCGCAGTGCACACCATCAGCACCGCGGTGCTCACCACAAGCACCGCAGTGCACACCTCCAGCACCACAGTGCACACCTCCAGCACCGCAGTGCACACCATCAGCACCGCCGGAGCACACCTCCAGCACCGCCGGAGCACACCTCCAGCACCGCCGGAAATGACATTCAGCACCGCCGGAGCACACCAATTGCCCAGCCGGAGCACACTTCCAGCAACGCAGGAGCACACCTCGAGCACCGCCGGAACAGACCTCTAGCACTGCGACTACACATCTCAAGTACCGCGGTGTGCACACCTTTTGCACCGTATGCACAACTTCAGCACCGGATGCGCTCATCCATCAACGCGGGTCATCACCCCCAGCACAGCAGGTGCACGTCTGTAGTCCCGAGTGAGCCCACAACTTCTGCACCGCGGATGCACGCCTCCAGCACCGGGGGAGCACACCTCCGACACCGCGGTTGCACACTTAAGCAACAAGGGTCCACACCACTAGCACCGCGGGTGCACACCTTCAACACCGCGGTTGCACTCTTCCAACACCGCGGGGTCACACCTCCAGCAACTTGGGTCTTCACCTTTAGCACCGTCGGGTGCACACCTCAAGCACAGCGGTTGCACACTTCAAGCACCGCGGGTGCACACCTATAGCAACTTGGGTCTTCACCTCTAGCACCGCGGGTGCACACCTCAAGCACAGCGGTTGCACACTTCAAGCACCGCGGGTGCACACCTCCAGCAACTTGGGTCTTCACCTCTAGCACCGTCGGGTGCACACCTCAAGCACAGTGGTTGCACACTTCAAGCATCGCGGGTGCACACCTCCAGCAAAATTAGTCCACACCTCCAGCACCGTGAggattttaaatttgaacaaacgCTGTTACTTTTAGCCGAGTAAGGCCAGTTATTCAGATAGGACGGTGTTTGCGCTCCGGATCGAAAAATTCGACCCGTGGGTAAGCTAGGAAGTCGGTATATAGGCTTGCTAAGGATCAATTTTTTTCGACCTTGACCTGACCAtgtgatttcatttttattttgcatatcttATGTATTTCAATTGCGTAGAAAATAACGTAGACAACGCATTTGTTTTGTACATCGTCGAATCTTGCGTTCGAAGTTTACTTACGTCAGTTTTTTTTAGGTCATTTTAGTTCATTGTTTACGCAAATAGTTTCTCTGAAACAGCGCAtcttaagtatatttatttcgtttttttttaattcaaaaaacattagcaattaattttaagttatttgtaaaaaatgtgtaTTCTTCTGCACTTGTCATACACGATATAGCTagagaaataagaagtggcgtaCTGTTGCGCATCAATAACCTGCCAGGGGAACGTTAGGGGGGCGTTATATCCCAGAAATGCCTGTCCGGTGAGTAAGAGGAAACTTCCAGTTAAAGGAATGAAAACGAAACTTGTTATGTACgcaaaataacaattaaatgaataagCAATTATGGAGCAGTGACCTTAAATCATTGCTTCTCTTCAGCAGTCAGCTTCAAGTCTAACagcatacaaaataatatagtttGGGTAATAGGAGAGTTTGCGACACCATACGTGTAGAGGTAGATGGACCTCTCAtttgcaacatgttttgttgtgttccggcgttcattaaatttaaagtgatactcttattcaaaatcaatacatacacatgtataacaaacaccaattttgactgatgaacctttaactacttactaaataatgcatttatggaaaatattgattactgataacaagactgtaaccgtgaatttaatagcagaaagcgcaaaaatattaaatgattggtgagtgctaaaatattatatgtgatcttctatagtctcataaggtagaaataccatgttgtATGCGTATTTCAAATTAAGCTCGGTATCCTTTAttagaatcattgttttcgatatatgttcatcctttttggaatattaaaacaatattattaattgtggtacctcttatttgggagtaaaagtgcatctttaacgaAGGGGTATTTGTTGAAATACCATTTGCATTCTTTGAAAACTGGTCAAATATTTTGCCaaaatcatataataataatattatgtttgcaaaacatttcGCTAGGTAGGTCGACCTATATTACTCATGTTAGGGTAATATTCACGTTTAAGTCTATGTTTTCATGTTGAAGAAATAATGTCCACGTGTTTATTCATAAACAGGAAATTAATAAGTGGGTAAACGATAGGAAATGAATGAGTGTTCGAAAGTAATAATTTCCTTTACAAAAGGCATTATTGACTATTAAATGGTATACTAGACAAAATAGGAGTTCCATTTTAATGGGTTATATTACACGTTATCTGACgatgatatatttttagaaaatcagtacatgtatatgaaactTCACGATGAGTCAGAACATGCTCAACTACACAGGCgatataaaacatgacattgACAATATAAAACACAGGGTCATGGTTAAAGTCATATTGTCATCGAAAAATGGggttatataaaacaaacaaaaaataacacaactcTCTTGACAAGGCATCTAAATATTAGCGTTGTGCTAAATTTCGTCTCAAGATTCCACTCCGATGGTCTGATATTCACTCGATTTTTAGACCATATTTTATTTCTGGTGGTAACCAGGATATCCACTATGGCCGACTCACGAATTATTCCGAGCAGTCCCGGAAGCCTACGTAATTAAACGGAGACAGTCACGTGATAGTTATGAACAATCAATGCGGTCACCATATCATTACAAAGATGGTCGTTGGTGCAATAGGAAAAGGGACAGGCCAAGATTGACTGACTTGGCATCATGTTCGGAACTATTTGCAAATAGCCATTAAAAAAGAGATATATACACAGAAAGTGCACGTTAACGAAAGTACATACCCGGtacattcaaattcaatatacAATGCACTGTTTTAAGGTGGTTACCAGGGGGCGGAATCATGCTATGACGTTAGTGGCGTAACTTAGGGCCGTAGCTTTTCGTGTTGCTACCCTCCTCAAGAACCTAAATTTATTTGTAGGCAGGGAGGTTTGGGGATTTGCCACaaagacaattttaacaatttctagttcaaaatagtgcattttgggcgtattttattactttatttctcctttattgaactaaaaagtaaacttgaacgattttttctggggggggggggggtgcaccCCTCTGGATCAGCTAGTGGTTACATACCTACATACCTAAATTGCATACTCCGCACAGAGTTTTCCGAGCAAGTTCTCCACAAAAGTACAtgtgtacacaaaaccatgaaaatgtgtttatttacatacatataaatttcaatcatggcgtttacatgtacatgagcATTCTCGGACACCAGAGCGATGATGTTTTGCATACAACATTCATCATTCATCATTATCAAACTGCCTCTGATAATTGAGAAATGTACTCTAATGGCCAATTTGaaagtgttttcatgtattgcGTTATGTctatggtaaaaaaaaaaccactTCCGGGTATCATATTTGGTAGGTGGTTTCAAGTTATGTATAgacaatattacaaacatgaaaACGATAACGagtttaaatgtgttttcatgaaaaaaaatcattttctgctaataaattgaaactttttgGGACCATCCGTTTTGTCCGTAAAACATTGTGACCAAAAGACATAATTATACGAAGCATGTTGTACCagtttaaatgcaaacatacCGTTGCGTTCTTTAAAAGTGTTTCAGCATACATGTTAGATTATAAGtaaaataggttcatcccgacctgagcgtagggtgttttgcggaaacgaggtttaccgagtttccgcaaaacaccctgcgcgagggtcgggatgaacctatcttacacgagcggctatggtagatgctttttctcccacctcagttaaacacaattaagtaaaaatgtaatttttgcaggaactcttttgtgcttagtaaaaataattgcgcatggatatgcgataattcttggttgtcatggatatgcgcgcagcgATTCAGATGATGTTattagtcaaatcggtctttaaatagttctaaggagagtgaagcattatttcttgaaaggtgcgtgataactgttttatggtgacatttgaagagagaaataattaattaattctaaatattaccacaagaaaatgtttccataatgcttcagacgacagtctttaacaagggaggtaattacaatgtgaagaccattaaaaagaagttccataagggcattttatcttcgcccgtgggcaggataagaatttctagcacaGCTAAATTATTGGAGGTGGGAAAAACACACCAGTTATAACATGAAGTGGATGGTTGACTGTCCACTTAGCGCTCTCATAGTTGCTATATTTAATACGAACGCACGGATTTCCTACTTCCGATTTTAAAAGGCGATGACTCATACTGTAAATATGTCTTTATTATTGAGATACAAAGCGCACAAATATAGGttaaggcatttttttttaattttaatgtattattatgttaaaaccatttgacttaaatgaccAAAACCAGTAAATAAAAAACGGCATAAGATTAAGAtacatataacaaacatactaGCAATATTTGGTCGCTATTTTGACTTGTGgtcacgtagctattaattacaAAACATCCATaaagctttaatattgttttacctGGCCCTAAATTATACGGTATTTTAGATTTTATCACTAAAGTCAAATGAATCAAACATTATCatgcattgaaaaataaaataaaaatggcgtcaaccttaataaatcaaataatagtGATCGgttatttttgctttactaAACTATTCATTTTGCATAAGCCGGGAATAGCACGGCTGTCGAATGTGGTGcgtaattaagaaaacaaattctATTATactcatttaataaaaacaaacaaacatataatgACATTAAGAAAAATTGTCGGTTGTTGTTTTCATAGTCTTTCCAAAACCGTCTGGCGATTAGAGATTAACAAGTTTTTCACGGAACGTCTGTTTTTTTCAgcttatattttcttcaaaataattacACAGCTGCATGtcaacatatgtttttttaaaagttacgactacattattttgttgtaatatcaATCACTTGCACGTT
The DNA window shown above is from Mya arenaria isolate MELC-2E11 chromosome 6, ASM2691426v1 and carries:
- the LOC128237920 gene encoding filaggrin-like, with the protein product MHNFSTGCTPPSTRAHTSSTAGPVVPGEHISSITVARFKHRVHASNTGWSHSSIAVAHFQHRGSTHPATCVHTSSTGKAPLQHRRCTHLASPKHTCSTACPYLQYRRSSPPASRVYTSRNAGAHLHHRRSTYPAPWANTFSPAVAHLQHRVSEPLAPPEHTSSTKGKHLQHRRCTLSAPQFHTARANIQHRCCTPPKQTFSTAMYTARANIQHRNAPRQSKHSAPQMHIPKANIQHRNTALTAPRVHTSSTAGAQLQQRGCTPPATPEHTTSTADAHVQHRQSTPPAPRVHTSSTTRAHHKHRSAQLQHRGAHLQHRSAHLQHRSAHHQHRGAHHKHRSAHLQHRSAHHQHRGAHHKHRSAHLQHRSAHLQHRSAHHQHRGAHHKHRSAHLQHRSAQHQHRGAHHKHRSAHLQHRSAHLQHRSAHHQHRGAHHKHRSAHLQHRSAHLQHRSAHHQHRGAHHKHRSAHLQHHSAHLQHRSAHHQHRRSTPPAPPEHTSSTAGNDIQHRRSTPIAQPEHTSSNAGAHLEHRRNRPLALRLHISSTAVCTPFAPYAQLQHRMRSSINAGHHPQHSRCTSVVPSEPTTSAPRMHASSTGGAHLRHRGCTLKQQGSTPLAPRVHTFNTAVALFQHRGVTPPATWVFTFSTVGCTPQAQRLHTSSTAGAHL